A window from Chitinophaga filiformis encodes these proteins:
- a CDS encoding DUF4402 domain-containing protein, which produces MRLLFPYSVLLLLLMQIAPPLLAQEPPPRPISVYVNPAQGLIFGAFFQGVSGGTVTIYPDGSRSVSGSIVQANLGFPFSPAIFEVDANPGTLISIMNGPDAILTGSNGGTLSLHIGTSSTGTPFITTATPPARTLVRIGGTLTVGSPPANPAGSYSGIFSVTFIQE; this is translated from the coding sequence ATGAGACTATTATTCCCATATTCAGTCCTTTTGCTGCTGTTGATGCAAATAGCGCCACCGCTGCTTGCACAGGAGCCGCCGCCGCGTCCCATATCCGTATATGTGAATCCTGCGCAGGGCCTGATATTCGGTGCTTTTTTCCAGGGCGTAAGCGGGGGTACTGTCACTATTTATCCCGACGGATCCAGGTCTGTTTCCGGCAGTATTGTACAGGCCAATCTCGGTTTTCCTTTTTCTCCTGCCATATTTGAAGTAGATGCCAATCCGGGCACCCTTATTTCCATCATGAACGGTCCCGATGCAATACTGACCGGCAGTAATGGCGGGACGCTGTCACTGCATATTGGTACATCAAGCACAGGTACACCCTTTATCACAACCGCTACCCCACCCGCCCGTACACTGGTACGCATTGGCGGTACATTAACGGTGGGTTCGCCGCCTGCCAACCCTGCAGGCAGCTACAGTGGAATATTTTCAGTCACGTTTATACAGGAATAG
- a CDS encoding DUF4402 domain-containing protein — translation MKRTKLLFVASFALASWATSARAQETASATATATIVTPISITKDVDMNFGNVAVQSTAGGTVVLTPAGTRTATGGVTLPTTAGTVTAASFTVNGTSGYTYAISLPTTALTITSGSNTMTVTNFTSDPAGTGTLTGGTEVLNVGATLNVSAAQPAGTYVSATPFDVTVNYD, via the coding sequence ATGAAAAGAACAAAACTGCTTTTCGTTGCCTCGTTTGCATTGGCGTCCTGGGCTACCAGTGCGCGGGCGCAGGAAACGGCGTCAGCAACGGCGACGGCAACCATTGTAACACCTATCAGTATTACCAAAGATGTGGACATGAATTTCGGTAACGTTGCTGTGCAATCTACGGCAGGCGGAACCGTTGTGCTAACACCAGCGGGCACACGTACTGCCACCGGAGGAGTTACATTACCCACTACTGCAGGAACTGTAACGGCCGCATCCTTTACGGTAAATGGTACTTCAGGTTACACCTATGCCATCAGTCTGCCTACTACGGCCCTGACAATCACCAGCGGATCCAACACGATGACCGTTACCAATTTTACCAGTGATCCCGCAGGTACGGGTACACTGACAGGCGGTACAGAAGTATTGAATGTGGGCGCAACATTGAATGTAAGCGCAGCACAGCCGGCAGGGACCTATGTGTCAGCCACTCCTTTTGATGTAACTGTAAACTACGACTGA
- the rhaM gene encoding L-rhamnose mutarotase has product MKIAFKMRLKPGCKEEYRKRHDAIWPELKQLLKQHGVSDYTIFLDEETNILFAVQQQDGGQSSQDLGKLAIVQRWWDYMADIMETNEDHSPVTMPLLKVFHMD; this is encoded by the coding sequence ATGAAGATCGCCTTTAAGATGCGCCTGAAACCAGGCTGCAAAGAAGAATACCGTAAGCGCCATGATGCCATCTGGCCGGAGCTCAAACAACTGTTGAAGCAGCATGGTGTAAGCGATTATACCATCTTCCTCGATGAAGAAACAAATATCCTGTTTGCCGTGCAGCAACAGGATGGCGGGCAGTCCTCACAGGATCTGGGGAAACTGGCTATTGTGCAACGCTGGTGGGACTATATGGCCGATATCATGGAAACGAATGAAGATCATTCCCCGGTAACAATGCCACTGCTGAAGGTCTTTCATATGGATTAA
- a CDS encoding molecular chaperone, with amino-acid sequence MRLFYCLIFITIISPLCTFAQGNLLITPMRVVFEGQKKIQELNLANTGRDTARYLISFIEMRMTSTGTFEKVSEPDSGQLFASKFLRLFPRSVTLAPGEAQLVKVQLTRTGQLQAGEYRSHIYFRAVPDTRVQGEQIQLKDTSGISIKLTPVFGISIPVIIRTGAPAVNISLTDISLENQDSVHPRLNMVLHRSGNHSVYGDITIDHVSEKGKVITIGNVRGLAVYTPNQLRQFHMDLEKKPGVNYHHGKLRITYATASKDAMSDPLAQAELQLH; translated from the coding sequence ATGCGTTTATTCTACTGCCTGATATTCATTACTATCATATCTCCGCTTTGCACGTTCGCACAGGGCAACCTGTTGATCACGCCTATGAGGGTCGTATTTGAAGGACAAAAAAAGATACAGGAGCTTAATCTTGCAAATACCGGCCGTGACACGGCCCGCTATCTCATTTCATTCATAGAGATGCGTATGACCAGTACCGGTACCTTTGAAAAGGTGAGCGAGCCCGATTCAGGGCAGCTGTTTGCAAGCAAATTCCTGCGCCTGTTCCCGAGGAGTGTGACCCTCGCACCCGGAGAAGCACAACTGGTGAAAGTACAGCTTACGAGAACGGGACAACTGCAGGCGGGTGAATACCGCTCACATATTTACTTCAGGGCAGTGCCCGACACGAGGGTACAGGGAGAACAAATTCAACTGAAAGATACTTCCGGTATTTCCATCAAGCTGACACCGGTTTTTGGCATCAGCATTCCTGTCATCATCCGTACCGGCGCTCCTGCGGTTAATATCAGTCTGACCGATATTTCACTTGAAAACCAGGACAGCGTACATCCGCGCCTGAACATGGTGCTGCACCGCAGTGGCAACCATTCTGTATATGGCGATATCACCATTGACCACGTTTCTGAAAAAGGGAAGGTAATTACCATCGGTAATGTAAGAGGGCTTGCCGTTTACACACCGAATCAACTGAGACAATTCCACATGGACCTGGAGAAAAAACCAGGGGTTAACTATCACCACGGCAAATTAAGGATTACATATGCAACTGCATCTAAAGATGCTATGTCTGATCCGCTGGCACAGGCCGAGCTGCAATTGCACTGA
- a CDS encoding DUF4402 domain-containing protein: MRSCISKYYFLFTGLPVLLLHITTAVKAQEPPPRPISVYVNPAQGLIFGAFFQGATGGTVTVFPDGSRSVTGSIVQANLGFPFSPAIFEVDANPGTLIQILNGPDATLTGSNGGTLSLHIGSSSTGSPFVATATSPARTLVRIGGTLTVGTPLANPPGSYSGLFSVTFIQE, translated from the coding sequence ATGCGATCGTGTATCTCAAAATATTATTTTCTTTTTACAGGCCTGCCGGTACTGCTGCTCCATATTACAACAGCAGTGAAAGCGCAGGAACCTCCGCCCCGGCCTATATCCGTGTATGTGAATCCTGCACAGGGGCTTATATTCGGTGCTTTCTTCCAGGGAGCAACGGGTGGAACGGTCACCGTTTTCCCCGACGGTTCGCGCTCTGTTACAGGCAGTATTGTACAGGCAAACCTTGGCTTCCCTTTCTCACCGGCTATTTTCGAAGTAGATGCAAATCCCGGTACACTTATCCAGATATTGAACGGACCGGACGCAACACTCACCGGCAGTAACGGCGGCACCTTGTCATTGCACATCGGTTCATCCAGCACCGGCAGTCCTTTCGTTGCTACCGCCACCTCTCCTGCCCGGACGCTGGTGCGCATCGGCGGCACACTTACCGTAGGGACGCCATTGGCGAACCCGCCGGGAAGCTACAGTGGTTTATTTTCAGTCACATTTATCCAGGAATAA